AAATTTCTTGAAGTGTATATGCAGCACCGTATGCTTCAAGTGCCCAAACTTCCATCTCTCCGAAACGCTGTCCGCCAAATTGTGCTTTACCGCCAAGTGGTTGCTGCGTAATCGTAGCATATGGTCCTGTTGAACGTGCATGCATCTTATCATCTACTAAATGGTGAAGTTTAAGATAATGCATATAACCTACTGTAACTGGATTATCAAATTTTTCTCCGGTTCTGCCATCTCTTAGATAGATCTTACCTGTACTATCAAGCGGCACACCTGTCCATTCAGCTCTATGATCAAGATTTTCTTCTAGATAGTTATACATACTTTCATCTAACTTTTCTTTCCATTTATCTGAAAACTCTTCCCATGAATGGTTAACATAGTCGTTTGCCATATCTAAAGTATTCATGATCTCTTGCTCACTTGCTCCATTAAATACTGGGGTTTCAATCTTAAAGCCCAGTGCTTTGGCTGCAAGTCCAAGATGGACTTCAAGTACCTGCCCGATATTCATACGAGATGGTACCCCAAGTGGATTAAGCACAATATCAAGTGCTCTTCCGTTAGGTAAAAATGGCATATCTTCTATTGGAAGTACTCTTGATATAACCCCTTTGTTACCATGACGCCCTGCCATCTTGTCTCCAACAGAGATTTTTCTCTTCTGAGCAATATAACAACGTACCATTTTATTAACACCAGGATCAAGGTCATCTCCATTTTCTCTTGTAAAGATCTTAACATCTACGATAATCCCCGCTTCACCATGAGGCACACGCAGCGATGTATCTCTTACTTCTCTTACTTTTTCTCCAAATATCGCACGTAGAAGTCTTTCTTCAGCTGTGAGCTCTGTTTCACCTTTTGGCGTAACACGGCCTACAAGAATATCTCCTGAACGCACTTCAGCTCCAATACGGATAATACCTCGTTCATCAAGGTCTTTAAGTGCATCTTCACCGACATTTGGAATATCTCTTGTGATTTCTTCTGGTCCTACTTTAGTATCACGGGATTCAAGTTCATATTCTTCTATATGAATAGAAGTATAAATATCTTCTTGTACAAGTCTTTCACTAAGAAGGATTGCATCTTCAAAGTTATAGCCTTCCCATGTCATAAATCCAATAAGAGGATTTTGTCCGAGTGCAAGTTCTCCATTATCTGTAGAAGGTCCATCTGCTAAAACGTCTCCTGGTTTAACAATGTCTCCTTTTGATATAATAGGTCTTTGATTAATACAAGTTCCTTGGTTGCTGCGTTCGAACTTAGTTAACTTATAAGCATGTTTTTTGCCTTCATTATCTTTTATCACAATTTCTCTTGCAGTTACCTTATCAATAACCCCTGCATGTTTTGCAAGAACAAGTGCTCCCGAATCCATAGCGATCTTATACTCCATACCTGTTGCAACGATTGGGCTGTTTGTACGGATAAGCGGTACTGCCTGACGCTGCATGTTCGCACCCATAAGTGCACGGTTAGCATCATCGTTTTCAAGGAACGGAATAAGAGCTGTAGCTACAGATACAATCTGTTTCGTTGAAATATCCATTAAATCAATCTGAGTATAGTCAAATTCTAATATTTCTTCTCTTCGTCTTGCTGTAACACGTTTATTAATAAACTCCCCATTTTCAGCTAATGGCTCTGTTGCTTGACAAATCGTATACTTTTCTTCTTCATCTGCAGTAATATAAATAACTTCATCTATAATTCGTGGTTTGTCTCCTGATTTATCAACCACTCTATAAGGTGCCTCAATAAATCCGTACTCATTAATTCTTGCAAATGTAGCCAAAGAGTTAATCAGACCGATATTTGGACCTTCTGGGGTTTCAATAGGGCACATACGTCCATAATGAGAATGGTGAACGTCACGGACTTCAAAGCCGGCTCTTTCTCTTGAAAGACCGCCAGGTCCTAGTGCTGACAACCTTCTTTTATGTGTAAGTTCTGCTAGTGGATTGTTCTGATCCATAAACTGTGAAAGCTGTGAGCTTCCAAAGAACTCTTTAATCGCAGAAGACACTGGTCTTATATTAATAAAAGCTTGCGGACTAACCGCTTCTTGATCTTGAATAGTCATTCTTTCACGTACAACTCTTTCCATACGAGAAAGCCCAATACGAAATTGATTTTGGAAAAGTTCGCCTACTCCACGAATACGTCTATTTCCTAAATGGTCAATATCATCTGTATAACCCACTTCATATTCTAAGTGCATATTATAGTTAATAGAGGCATAAATATCATCTATTGTAATAGATTTTGGTATCA
This genomic window from Cellulosilyticum sp. I15G10I2 contains:
- the rpoB gene encoding DNA-directed RNA polymerase subunit beta; translation: MQKSKSRLVHMGKQIRMSYARTEDEVLEIPNLIEIQRASYEWFLTEGLREVFQDISPITDFNGNLILEFVDFFLDSKPKYTIEECREKDSTYSAPLKVRARLHNKETGTSVDSDVFMGDFPLMTDNGTFIINGAERVIVSQLVRSPGIYYAVSFDKTGKKLFAASVIPNRGAWLEYETDSNDIFYVRVDRTRKVPITVLLRSLGLGTDAEIIDKFGEEPKILETIQKDTSKTYEEGLIEMYKRIRPGEPPTVDSAQTLLNNMFFDPKRYDLAKVGRYKFNKKLALRNRVNGYVLADNVISPFTGEVVAAKGERITVKLANAIQNTGVEAVFVQIPGVERPVKILTNRTVDIQSFEGLDAEELDIRDTVYYPVLEQILEQHQDIEDIKNEIKARKSELIPKSITIDDIYASINYNMHLEYEVGYTDDIDHLGNRRIRGVGELFQNQFRIGLSRMERVVRERMTIQDQEAVSPQAFINIRPVSSAIKEFFGSSQLSQFMDQNNPLAELTHKRRLSALGPGGLSRERAGFEVRDVHHSHYGRMCPIETPEGPNIGLINSLATFARINEYGFIEAPYRVVDKSGDKPRIIDEVIYITADEEEKYTICQATEPLAENGEFINKRVTARRREEILEFDYTQIDLMDISTKQIVSVATALIPFLENDDANRALMGANMQRQAVPLIRTNSPIVATGMEYKIAMDSGALVLAKHAGVIDKVTAREIVIKDNEGKKHAYKLTKFERSNQGTCINQRPIISKGDIVKPGDVLADGPSTDNGELALGQNPLIGFMTWEGYNFEDAILLSERLVQEDIYTSIHIEEYELESRDTKVGPEEITRDIPNVGEDALKDLDERGIIRIGAEVRSGDILVGRVTPKGETELTAEERLLRAIFGEKVREVRDTSLRVPHGEAGIIVDVKIFTRENGDDLDPGVNKMVRCYIAQKRKISVGDKMAGRHGNKGVISRVLPIEDMPFLPNGRALDIVLNPLGVPSRMNIGQVLEVHLGLAAKALGFKIETPVFNGASEQEIMNTLDMANDYVNHSWEEFSDKWKEKLDESMYNYLEENLDHRAEWTGVPLDSTGKIYLRDGRTGEKFDNPVTVGYMHYLKLHHLVDDKMHARSTGPYATITQQPLGGKAQFGGQRFGEMEVWALEAYGAAYTLQEILTIKSDDVVGRVKTYESVVKGENIPEPGIPESFKVLLKELQSLSLDVRVLTDNMREIDIKETVDESELININVEGLEDIPVADDYVEDVSELETDTDLFDDTIELDFEPEDDIVFEDDSLDDLDL